One Oryza brachyantha chromosome 3, ObraRS2, whole genome shotgun sequence DNA segment encodes these proteins:
- the LOC102700696 gene encoding uncharacterized protein LOC102700696, translating to MAQQHPCVHPAVVPAPPAVYPPLPHGPVMNQEQLGGGRPNLWVGNDANTLLVVATLITTLTYQLGTNIPGGYWQDTRDGPNGHLAGDPIMRDLHRPRYWVFMAASWVGFASSMVMTLSLLVRMPVDSRNVRWSFAVAYSTLVLTFIVSQPRTHLSLNILVWVAVLAFLWFTISLRPERRAKIAQAICCGH from the exons ATGGCACAGCAGCATCCGTGCGTGCACCCGGCCGTCGTCCCAGCGCCACCAGCCGTGTACCCGCCTCTGCCGCACGGGCCGGTCATGAACCAGGAACAGCTCGGCGGGGGACGCCCCAACCTCTGGGTGGGCAACGACGCCAACACGCTGCTGGTCGTGGCCACGCTGATCACCACGCTCACGTACCAGCTCGGCACCAACATCCCCGGTGGCTATTGGCAGGATACCCGTGACGGGCCTAAcggccacctcgccggcgaccccATCATGCGAGACCTGCACCGGCCCAG GTACTGGGTGTTCATGGCGGCGAGCTGGGTGGGGTTCGCGAGCTCGATGGTGATGACGCTGAGCCTGCTGGTGAGGATGCCGGTGGACTCGCGCAACGTCCGGTGGTCGTTCGCGGTGGCCTACTCCACGCTGGTGCTCACCTTCATCGTGTCGCAGCCCAGGACGCACCTGTCGCTCAACATCCTCGTCTgggtcgccgtcctcgccttCCTCTGGTTCACCATCAGCCTCCGCCCGGAGCGCCGCGCCAAAATCGCCCAGGCCATCTGCTGCGGCCACTAA
- the LOC102714439 gene encoding imidazole glycerol phosphate synthase hisHF, chloroplastic isoform X1, which translates to MPPPPPPPPLQGAMATGTSIHAVPCSAGRPKRRSQSRGTSTLSVRASTDASTAVTLLDYGAGNVRSVRNAIRHLGFGIRDVRSPEDILAADRLVFPGVGAFGSAMDVLTRTGMADALREYIRRDRPFLGICLGLQLLFDSSEENGPVSGLGVIPGVVRRFDSSKGLIVPHIGWNALDITKDTQLLQGADGHHVYFVHSYHALPSEANKDWISSVCNYGESFISSISMGNIQAVQFHPEKSGATGLSILKNFLSPNSSGSKVPPCRKASNLAKRVIACLDVRSNDSGDLVVTKGDQYDVRDHSSSKEVRNLGKPVDLASQYYIDGADEVSFLNITGFRDFPLGDLPMLEVLRCASEKVFVPLTVGGGIRDFTDANGRYYSSLEVASEYFRSGADKISIGSDAVFAAEAYLETGVKTGKSSLEQISRVYGNQAVVVSIDPRRVYVKNPEEVAFKTVKVSNKGPLGEEYAWYQCTVSGGRDSRPIGAYELAKAVEELGAGEILLNCIDCDGQGCGFDIDLVKMVSDAVTIPVIASSGAGSVEHFSEVFEKTNASAALAAGIFHRKEVPILAVKEHLVDAGVEVRV; encoded by the exons atgccgccgccgccgccgccgccgccgctgcagggAGCGATGGCCACCGGCACCTCCATCCACGCCGTCCCCTGCTCCGCTGGTCGACCGAAGCGGAGGAGCCAGAGTCGCGGCACCTCCACCCTCTCCGTGCGCGCGTCCACCGACGCTAGCA CAGCGGTGACGCTGCTGGACTACGGCGCGGGCAACGTGCGTAGCGTGCGGAACGCCATCCGCCACCTCGGCTTCGGAATCCGCGACGTGCGCAGCCCGGAGGacatcctcgccgccgaccgcctcGTCTTCCCGGGGGTCGGCGCCTTCGGCTCCGCCATGGACGTCCTCACCCGCACCGGGATGGCCGACGCGCTCCGCGAGTACATCCGCAGGGACCGCCCCTTCCTCGGCATCTGCCTCGGCCTCCAGCTGCTCTTCGACTCCAGCGAGGAGAATGGCCCGG TAAGCGGGCTTGGTGTGATACCTGGAGTGGTCAGGCGATTCGACTCTTCGAAGGGTCTCATTGTGCCTCACATTGGCTGGAATGCTTTAGACATCACCAAGGACACGCAGCTGCTGCAGGGAGCTGATGGCCACCATGTGTACTTCGTCCACTCCTATCATGCTCTGCCG TCAGAGGCAAACAAAGACTGGATTTCTTCTGTATGCAACTATGGCGAGAGTTTTATATCATCCATCTCGATGGGCAACATTCAGGCAGTTCAGTTTCACCCAGAAAAGAGTGGAG CTACTGGGctttcaattttgaaaaattttctcagTCCAAACTCTTCAGGATCAAAG GTCCCACCTTGTAGGAAAGCATCAAACCTTGCAAAGAGA GTCATAGCATGTCTTGATGTTCGGTCAAATGATAGTGGGGATCTTGTGGTAACAAAAGGTGACCAGTATGATGTAAGAGATCACAGCAGTAGCAAAGAG GTAAGAAACCTAGGGAAGCCAGTGGATTTAGCAAGCCAGTACTACATAGATGGTGCTGATGAG GTTAGCTTCTTGAATATAACTGGTTTCCGTGACTTTCCATTGGGAGATTTACCAATGCTAGAG gtACTACGTTGTGCATCCGAGAAAGTTTTTGTGCCACTTACAGTTGGTGGAGGTATAAGAGATTTCACAGATGCAAACGGGAG ATATTACTCAAGTTTGGAAGTAGCATCAGAGTATTTCAGGTCTGGTGCTGACAAGATTTCAATTGGAAGCGATGCTGTTTTTGCTGCTGAAGCCTATTTAGAGACTGGt GTGAAGACAGGCAAAAGCAGCttggagcaaatctctagAGTATATGGCAATCAG GCAGTTGTTGTAAGTATTGACCCTCGAAGAGTGTATGTCAAAAATCCAGAAGAGGTGGCATTCAAAACTGTAAAGGTGTCCAACAAAG GTCCACTAGGGGAAGAATACGCATGGTACCAGTGCACA GTAAGTGGTGGGCGTGACAGCCGTCCTATAGGAGCATATGAACTAGCCAAAGCTGTAGAAGAATTGGGTGCTGGAGAAATACTTCTTAATTGTATTGATTGTGATG GCCAGGGCTGTGGATTTGACATAGATCTGGTAAAAATGGTATCAGATGCTGTGACTATCCCTGTCATTGCAAGCAGTGGTGCTGGTTCTGTGGAACATTTTTCTGAGGTCTTTGAGAAAACAAATGCGTCTGCTGCCCTTGCTGCTGGTATTTTCCATCGGAAAGAG GTTCCGATTTTAGCTGTGAAAGAACATCTGGTAGATGCTGGCGTGGAGGTCAGAGTGTAG
- the LOC102714439 gene encoding imidazole glycerol phosphate synthase hisHF, chloroplastic isoform X2: MPPPPPPPPLQGAMATGTSIHAVPCSAGRPKRRSQSRGTSTLSVRASTDASTVTLLDYGAGNVRSVRNAIRHLGFGIRDVRSPEDILAADRLVFPGVGAFGSAMDVLTRTGMADALREYIRRDRPFLGICLGLQLLFDSSEENGPVSGLGVIPGVVRRFDSSKGLIVPHIGWNALDITKDTQLLQGADGHHVYFVHSYHALPSEANKDWISSVCNYGESFISSISMGNIQAVQFHPEKSGATGLSILKNFLSPNSSGSKVPPCRKASNLAKRVIACLDVRSNDSGDLVVTKGDQYDVRDHSSSKEVRNLGKPVDLASQYYIDGADEVSFLNITGFRDFPLGDLPMLEVLRCASEKVFVPLTVGGGIRDFTDANGRYYSSLEVASEYFRSGADKISIGSDAVFAAEAYLETGVKTGKSSLEQISRVYGNQAVVVSIDPRRVYVKNPEEVAFKTVKVSNKGPLGEEYAWYQCTVSGGRDSRPIGAYELAKAVEELGAGEILLNCIDCDGQGCGFDIDLVKMVSDAVTIPVIASSGAGSVEHFSEVFEKTNASAALAAGIFHRKEVPILAVKEHLVDAGVEVRV; the protein is encoded by the exons atgccgccgccgccgccgccgccgccgctgcagggAGCGATGGCCACCGGCACCTCCATCCACGCCGTCCCCTGCTCCGCTGGTCGACCGAAGCGGAGGAGCCAGAGTCGCGGCACCTCCACCCTCTCCGTGCGCGCGTCCACCGACGCTAGCA CGGTGACGCTGCTGGACTACGGCGCGGGCAACGTGCGTAGCGTGCGGAACGCCATCCGCCACCTCGGCTTCGGAATCCGCGACGTGCGCAGCCCGGAGGacatcctcgccgccgaccgcctcGTCTTCCCGGGGGTCGGCGCCTTCGGCTCCGCCATGGACGTCCTCACCCGCACCGGGATGGCCGACGCGCTCCGCGAGTACATCCGCAGGGACCGCCCCTTCCTCGGCATCTGCCTCGGCCTCCAGCTGCTCTTCGACTCCAGCGAGGAGAATGGCCCGG TAAGCGGGCTTGGTGTGATACCTGGAGTGGTCAGGCGATTCGACTCTTCGAAGGGTCTCATTGTGCCTCACATTGGCTGGAATGCTTTAGACATCACCAAGGACACGCAGCTGCTGCAGGGAGCTGATGGCCACCATGTGTACTTCGTCCACTCCTATCATGCTCTGCCG TCAGAGGCAAACAAAGACTGGATTTCTTCTGTATGCAACTATGGCGAGAGTTTTATATCATCCATCTCGATGGGCAACATTCAGGCAGTTCAGTTTCACCCAGAAAAGAGTGGAG CTACTGGGctttcaattttgaaaaattttctcagTCCAAACTCTTCAGGATCAAAG GTCCCACCTTGTAGGAAAGCATCAAACCTTGCAAAGAGA GTCATAGCATGTCTTGATGTTCGGTCAAATGATAGTGGGGATCTTGTGGTAACAAAAGGTGACCAGTATGATGTAAGAGATCACAGCAGTAGCAAAGAG GTAAGAAACCTAGGGAAGCCAGTGGATTTAGCAAGCCAGTACTACATAGATGGTGCTGATGAG GTTAGCTTCTTGAATATAACTGGTTTCCGTGACTTTCCATTGGGAGATTTACCAATGCTAGAG gtACTACGTTGTGCATCCGAGAAAGTTTTTGTGCCACTTACAGTTGGTGGAGGTATAAGAGATTTCACAGATGCAAACGGGAG ATATTACTCAAGTTTGGAAGTAGCATCAGAGTATTTCAGGTCTGGTGCTGACAAGATTTCAATTGGAAGCGATGCTGTTTTTGCTGCTGAAGCCTATTTAGAGACTGGt GTGAAGACAGGCAAAAGCAGCttggagcaaatctctagAGTATATGGCAATCAG GCAGTTGTTGTAAGTATTGACCCTCGAAGAGTGTATGTCAAAAATCCAGAAGAGGTGGCATTCAAAACTGTAAAGGTGTCCAACAAAG GTCCACTAGGGGAAGAATACGCATGGTACCAGTGCACA GTAAGTGGTGGGCGTGACAGCCGTCCTATAGGAGCATATGAACTAGCCAAAGCTGTAGAAGAATTGGGTGCTGGAGAAATACTTCTTAATTGTATTGATTGTGATG GCCAGGGCTGTGGATTTGACATAGATCTGGTAAAAATGGTATCAGATGCTGTGACTATCCCTGTCATTGCAAGCAGTGGTGCTGGTTCTGTGGAACATTTTTCTGAGGTCTTTGAGAAAACAAATGCGTCTGCTGCCCTTGCTGCTGGTATTTTCCATCGGAAAGAG GTTCCGATTTTAGCTGTGAAAGAACATCTGGTAGATGCTGGCGTGGAGGTCAGAGTGTAG